A region of Nitrospirota bacterium DNA encodes the following proteins:
- a CDS encoding alpha-keto acid decarboxylase family protein: MGDKATIGSAVLDRLHRLGVRHIFGIPGDYVLSLYQLIEASPITHVGTTREDCAGFAADAYARINGIGAVCVTYCVGGLNTVNAIACAYAERSPVILLTGSPGLSERTRTPYLHHMVRDFSTQREVFERMTVAAVTLDDPLTAEREMDRAFAALLRYRRPIYIEIPRDMVHCPLMGGLKPICIEDTPSDPAALEEAISEVRLMLASAKKPSMLVGAEVGRFGLQDDLARLVERLNIPIASTLLGKSIIREDHPLYVGVYGGLIGREEVQQFMNDSDCLLILGSILSDVEDLDATSPLLSEGRTIHATADRVAIKHHRYESIKFQDFVQGLVKSPLPSFSHSQRLFPVQAIPEPATPDLDAPVTLGGLFRHLDTVLTEKTVVIADVGESLFAAADLHVRHRFEFLSPAYYTSMGFAVPAALGASFADPSLRPIVLVGDGAFQMTGTELASCVRYGQAPIVIILNNRGYSTEREILEGPFNDVHEWQYDKVCDLIGGGRGSRVSTQREFEQNLAAAFADHSQLHVLNVLLSPSDRSPGMLRLARRLGKKLSTDKP, from the coding sequence ATGGGCGACAAAGCTACCATTGGTTCCGCTGTGTTGGATCGCCTGCATCGCCTGGGCGTTCGCCATATTTTCGGCATTCCGGGCGACTATGTCCTGTCCCTCTATCAATTGATCGAGGCCTCGCCGATCACACACGTCGGAACGACCAGGGAGGATTGTGCCGGTTTTGCGGCAGACGCCTATGCTCGCATCAACGGCATTGGAGCCGTCTGTGTGACCTACTGCGTCGGCGGTCTCAATACCGTCAACGCGATTGCCTGCGCCTATGCGGAACGCTCGCCGGTGATTCTCTTGACCGGATCTCCTGGCCTGTCTGAACGAACTCGCACTCCCTATTTGCATCACATGGTTCGAGATTTTTCCACGCAACGAGAAGTCTTCGAGCGGATGACCGTGGCCGCAGTGACGTTGGATGATCCGTTAACCGCCGAACGCGAGATGGATCGGGCCTTTGCCGCCCTGCTTCGCTACCGCCGTCCGATCTATATCGAAATCCCCAGAGACATGGTCCACTGTCCCCTTATGGGTGGCCTGAAACCGATCTGCATTGAGGATACACCGAGTGACCCGGCTGCTCTCGAAGAAGCGATCAGTGAAGTACGACTCATGCTCGCCTCGGCCAAGAAGCCGTCCATGCTGGTTGGCGCGGAGGTCGGCCGCTTCGGGCTCCAGGACGATCTCGCTCGCTTAGTGGAGCGACTCAACATTCCCATTGCCTCAACATTGCTTGGTAAATCGATCATTCGTGAAGACCATCCACTCTATGTCGGGGTGTATGGGGGGCTCATTGGTCGGGAGGAAGTCCAGCAGTTCATGAACGACTCCGACTGCCTGTTGATCCTGGGATCTATTCTGTCTGATGTGGAGGATCTGGATGCCACCTCGCCCTTACTGTCGGAAGGCCGTACCATCCATGCCACAGCCGACCGTGTGGCTATCAAACACCATCGGTACGAATCGATTAAATTCCAGGACTTTGTCCAAGGTCTTGTGAAATCTCCACTGCCCTCCTTTTCTCATTCCCAGCGGCTGTTCCCAGTTCAAGCCATTCCAGAACCGGCGACACCAGACCTGGATGCACCAGTAACATTAGGCGGACTCTTCCGTCATCTTGATACAGTCTTGACTGAAAAGACGGTCGTGATTGCGGATGTGGGTGAATCGCTCTTCGCCGCTGCGGATTTGCATGTGCGCCACCGGTTTGAGTTTCTGTCGCCGGCCTACTACACCTCGATGGGCTTTGCCGTACCTGCCGCCTTAGGCGCATCGTTCGCCGACCCGAGTCTGCGGCCCATCGTCCTGGTGGGAGACGGAGCCTTTCAAATGACCGGGACTGAGTTGGCCAGCTGCGTGCGCTACGGGCAAGCTCCGATTGTCATTATTTTGAATAATCGAGGCTATTCGACGGAGCGAGAGATCTTGGAAGGCCCCTTTAACGATGTGCACGAATGGCAGTATGACAAAGTATGCGACCTGATCGGAGGCGGAAGAGGCTCGCGCGTCAGCACGCAGCGGGAATTTGAACAGAACCTTGCCGCTGCCTTTGCCGATCACAGCCAGCTTCATGTCCTGAACGTACT